The following proteins are encoded in a genomic region of Oryza brachyantha chromosome 11, ObraRS2, whole genome shotgun sequence:
- the LOC102718873 gene encoding uncharacterized protein LOC102718873, translating to MSAGKKEKKAAAGLEEKLQLLRSVTKSNAANETSILVDASNYIKELKDKLHQEPEDAQLDSTSSSMPMPRVSVSCVEVENKKKGFRINVSLENSQPELLTWVLEAFEEIGLDVLDADVSCAHHAAFRFEALGIGSTTHSEDAESMDVQMVRQAVLQAIKKCIDHHSSDD from the exons atgtcAGCtgggaagaaggagaagaaagcaGCTGCAGGTCTAGAAGAGAAGCTCCAGCTTCTACGCTCCGTCACTAAGTCAAATGCG GCAAACGAGACATCAATCCTTGTAGATGCGTCCAATTACATCAAAGAGCTCAAGGACAAGCTTCATCAGGAGCCTGAGGATGCACAGCTGGACAGCACTAGTAGTTCCATGCCAATGCCAAGA gtgAGTGTTTCATGTGTAGAGGTAGAGAATAAGAAAAAAGGGTTTCGGATCAATGTGTCACTGGAGAATAGCCAACCTGAGTTGCTGACGTGGGTGCTGGAAGCATTCGAGGAGATTGGGCTTGACGTCCTCGACGCCGACGTGTCCTGCGCACACCACGCCGCCTTTCGCTTTGAAGCGCTTGGAATTGGATCCACCACCCAT agcGAGGATGCAGAGAGCATGGATGTGCAAATGGTTCGGCAGGCAGTGTTGCAAGCCATCAAGAAATGCATTGACCACCACAGCAGCGATGACTAG
- the LOC102719150 gene encoding BTB/POZ domain-containing protein At3g56230-like has translation MDCCVCSPMASMYRPPRNTICASCYEGAKAIIAFFNDEEQGGDADQGSVKSHGLTKLNNATKGLREAWEEARCREEEAKQRVSFLQQGFAAAWKDGLHTDIAVSPGTGPPIQAHKAILAARSEVFRHILVGGDGCKAPAGDSISLPELAHDELSHLLGFLYTGALTCTEERHLHALLVAGDKYDVAFLRRACEARLAARVEARNVLRTLEVAELSSSLALKERAMGTVVEHAEQVVFSPEYEEFAVRNASLCVQITRALLAAKSFPAKTTQPAT, from the exons ATGGATTGTTGCGTTTGCAGCCCCATGGCGTCCATGTACAGGCCTCCAAGGAACACCATCTGCGCTTCGTGCTATGAAGGTGCCAAGGCCATCATCGCCTTCTTCAACGACGAGGAACAGGGGGGCGATGCTGATCAAGGCTCCGTGAAGTCCCATGGATTGACAAAGCTGAACAACGCAACCAAG GGATTAAGAGAAGCGTGGGAGGAGGCGCGAtgccgggaggaggaggccaagcAGAGGGTCTCGTTTCTCCAACAAGGcttcgcggcggcgtggaAGGACGGCCTCCACACCGACATCGCCGTCAGCCCTGGAACTGGGCCCCCAATTCAAGCCCACAAGGCCATCCTT GCCGCGCGGTCGGAGGTGTTCCGCCAcatcctcgtcggcggcgacggctgcaaGGCCCCCGCCGGCGACTCCATCTCCCTCCCGGAGCTCGCCCACGACGAGCTCTCCCACCTCCTGGGGTTCCTCTACACGGGGGCCCTGACGTGCACGGAGGAGCGGCACCTGCACGCGCTGCTGGTGGCCGGCGACAAGTACGACGTGGCGTTCCTCCGGCGGGCGTGCGaggcgcggctggcggcgcggGTGGAGGCCCGGAACGTGCTGCGGACGCTGGAGGTGGCGGAGCTGAGCTCGAGCCTGGCGCTGAAGGAGCGCGCCATGGGGACGGTGGTGGAGCACGCGGAGCAGGTGGTGTTCTCGCCGGAGTACGAGGAGTTCGCCGTCCGGAACGCCAGCCTCTGCGTCCAGATCacccgcgctctgctcgccgCCAAGTCCTTTCCCGCCAAGACGACCCAGCCGGCAACCTAA